From the genome of Daphnia pulex isolate KAP4 chromosome 12, ASM2113471v1:
TGTCAATGCAAAAGTGGTAATTGCAGTCCAAAACATTACCTGAGTGTTTGTGAATAGTAAACACTTTCCAATTGTTTATAGGCTGAAGTCCTAGATCATGAAAAGCATAGTTTAAATCAGTTGAAGCAACGCAGGCAGAATCTTGTCTGATTCCCTACACAAAATACATTTTACTTTAGTGTGAAATAGAGTGGCAAACCACCAAAAGTGCAAGTCAGAAGAACTAACATGTTTTTCGAAACTCGATTCATCACGAAAATTGATTACGCCTGACAAATCAGGAGGTGGTTGCTTTTGcttataatatttgaaaattcgtCGGAAGGCGTCGTTTTTTAATTCCTCTTgctgcattttttttacttaaacaCAACCATAACAAACAACTGACGTCCAATTTACACctttggggatttcgtctgtgtGGTGGCTTCTTGGTGAAGACGAGATACAAATTTGGAagggagaatattacgtgagtattaAAGTTATTTACTTGTTACCtgtttgttagtttttttttcaaatgagtgTCAACGAGttagagcggacattgtttgttttcaacttttcatgTTACTTtgaaacgtttcttctttgtgACGCTAGACGGCTttgcctttgatcattttccaccTGTCAGAAGCATTAGTTTAgctttactttgcacatctctgcagaaatttctcgctgctaCTATTAGGTAATTTTGGGcactgtcagtttctgtttcagcaacaaagctcacttgttatatttttaataatgtgtttttttttactacttccggttttctcatttcagtcagtagtttagtaaatattcattcgacgcacaaaataatcacatattcgtgatcctcgtaaaatttgtggtaaagttcatgtttttatttgtacgttcgcgtacttccggttttgagaattatcctgaactatagttcaggaaaaatctcgattttgaccaaattttggatttcgtttaaattacaccaaatcgaccccaaatttgaCGGAGATCatgaatatttggtttattttgtcggcagctcaatggttaaggcgctatcgcttacttccggtatacttccggaaaatttgcataaaactagcaagtgagcatTGTTCTCTGTAATTATCACAAGATTTCCAGTTAGGtttaagcaaataaaagtgCACCGTTCAAGTTATATAAGCAGCTAAAGAACTGAATTGCTTTTACATTGCAGATACAGcgatgaaaacattttcgttaCCCCATgtatgtaatattttttatgcaAAGCACAAAGCAGTAATGTTTTTTTAGATATACAATATCactagaattcaaaaatttcatgtTTTGTGTCTCACAAAACTCAATTGCGTTTTTGGGACTTGAAGTGTCAGAGGTGTCCAATAGATGACACAGGTGTTCTTGTTTATCATGTGATGGGGAATTGTTGAgtggttgtcaaaagttttcctatttatccatgaaaattaccgatgaattcataagtaaattcaagtttatttctgtTCAACTTGTTTGTGATGTTATTTATTCGGTATCTGTGTTGGATCACCTTTCATATTTCTTATTAATTATAACGTGTAGGAAGGAACGCGAAAGGCAACTATAGCCTACAAGTAGCCTGCCataaattctttcattaaaaatcgTCGTTCTACTGAATGCTTTATCCTgttaatacaggtaaaaaccgaTATTAGCTTAGTCACAAATTTTGTGAATACCTCTTTACATTCTTAGTTAATATTCATTGTAATTATCTGGAGTTTCTGTTGATGTTGGTAGGTCACCAACCCCAGCGTGGACACTTGTTGCTTTTTCCTAACATGTTTTCTACAAATAATTCATCGACAGacaagtatttttcttccttcaaaaatttgaaactcttaTCTGATGCcataaaacttttattttctgtcataGAGAAAGCTATGGGAGCATAATGAAggccatgggtaatcttcatcaggtttattgcagcaACTAGAGAGAATTCATATGAAAAGATGCAGGTCACATACCATTATGAGTcgatttttctgaatgttttaCTCAAGAAATAGGTAtcaattaactttagtttattgcattaatgatttaatatttatttatatatatttagatgcGACATgactgtttgatgccaaagttagCTGGAATCCTAACTCAAACGGAGATAACACGTTGCTGCTGCCTTAcagccacaggcaggaaaattattcttttcttcagaaaattgtatgttttattttttatcttaaaTACCCCATTCtttctgttattattatagattttttatGTTGATAAAGTTAAGGAAAATGATTGGAAATAGCCAAGTAAATAATTTGTGTTGtctcatagggaaagctgctggagtgcTGGAGTAATCTAGTGTTCATCGGTTCATCCtcacttgattcatttcgtgccagctagtgaaagGCGTGAAGAATTCAAGTTTggctgctgcgtgctgtcagcaagcaagcaatccaattgGCTGTCGCTAGTGGCACAATGGTCACCAGGTGGTGCGAGTGTCTTCAAGGACCaatttcggccattttgttccttgaCGCAGCAGAAATGGGATGCTGGTCGTGACGTttcccaaaatgaaaaggtattTCTTGTCAATTAATTAGGTTAATGGAATGTAAAGTCTCGATGTATCAATTGACAGGTGATTGATCATACCACTTTGCCATTGGAATTGAAAATGCCTGTACATTAGCCGAaatgcctcgtgtgtctcgctgcctgtaCCCAGTCGTACGTTTCGtcccatgcaacagcaaaagtaattattttgttcaGATTTCCTACAACTATTTAGTTAATTTGACTATAGATCAATTTGCTTTGCTACTGTGGAAATTTGAATACCTTGTCAACAGTAAATCTTCCTTAGTTAAATtcagatatcaaagttattctgtttAGTCTTACTCCTGgtattcttttgttgtaaTGAGTCCTGTGTAATTGTGTACACACTTGTGTTGActgatggtaatttttttatgttcttcCATAGGTCTATCAACCGTGCTTCTTGTCGCAGccagatggtgaaaggtgtgatgaaGACAAATTCAACCGTTGTATGCAGGATGTGGTGCCAGTGTTATCCAGAAGTTGATGTActggtgttatcctgaagAAGCTGTGCCAGTGATATCCGGGTTGttgacttgtatatttttgtctgtttttgtCATTGGTGTCATATGAAATTACTCagccgtttttgtttgttgttttgctctgccagtgagtTGCTTACTTGAATTGGTTTCATGTGtcgtctttttgtttcacttgggCAGTATACGATTGTGGCAAACTGATTCTATGTCAGTTTTGATACagtcgacaactgctagattaaattccggctttctgcaccaacaaaataataacggcacatgttattatcgcggttgggaaagtcacaggccccccccctccctgggggccataaaatatatatgtggttgtgtaaaaataaatgaaaaaataaaaataatataaaaattgttttaatttcttaataaaataaaacatgggAACTAAGcacatcgccaattttttgcgaaaaagacttagtaaaaaataaatggtggctatttttagcaaaatttagaatttaattaaaatttgggcAGGAAATTAtgtgaatatttaaaaaaggcagTTTAATAATTGAACACGGATTAGTAAATGTACGGCAGATAACAGTTTAgatttcaataatttatttgttttaacgaAATCGTATTATAAATTTAGAGCGATATGTTTAAGAATGATTATGGAAGCGGTAGAGTTAATTGGTTCATTTTTATGGTTTAACAAATCTTTCTTATAGAAAATGTCAGATCTCATTTCAACTCCCCATTCCATCTTAACGCTCCTGGTTCTCACACAACCAGCCAAATGAGGACATTTTGTTTACTTAGGGAAATGGGACAATAGATATGCATTTTTAATTGgactaaatcaaaataatttttagtcTTCAATCTCAGCAACTGCTTCTCAGCTTCACCCATGGATCAAGTCTCTGGATCGGCGGCGAACGATTGCACTGAATGActgaaacgagaaaagaaatttagtttCAAGTTAActattaaataaaacttttcatCAAGATTTACCTCAACGTGAGAACAggcagcaagagacgacacaTCGACAAAATGCAGCTGATGCACAAATTTCCGACAGCCAGACAGGCAACTAAGACGTAGAAGTATGATGTCcaactgcaagtctgcacaatTTCCATTTCAGGGCATCTCTCAGATGGAAGATGACTGCAAGATCCACACCAGACAACACCATTAACAACTCAAACATCAAACTGACCAAGAAAtcctacaaagcaaaagaacattaattgactaaatattttttaaatatgaaaaaggaattttcatttgtctaataaaaaaattcgagcTGATTTAGATTTCTTCACGTAAGCTTTCTAAGCAGGAAGTTGTTGTCAAATTTCACTTAGATCGAGAATTTAATGTCTTACTCAAGTTAATTTTCTACAAAGAACAAGCATGTGTAGCACACATGCTTAAGACACACAATTAAAGGAAAATGCTAACCCACTCAAGTTATCTTAAAAGttgttaccatttcagatttcctccGATACAGCATAACTCATCAAATAGGCATCCTGTTGACACAGCTACATCTTGAAGGGAAAATCTCCACCATGCTGTCAAAAAAGTAAAGTAGATAAGTAAAATGGACTTTTCAAATGATTAACTTAAATGCATGTCTTCACATGCTCTATTAATGTGCATctatttattagatttttattgcatctattttttattagaaaatttAAGCAAATGATGTTTAGCTCAAGTTTCTGACTGAATCATAAATTCCCAAGTTTTCTAGTTAACGcaatagtttttaaatttactgtcACTTGTCTACGACATTGAGAACAAAATGCTACTTGATTTAGCTTACAAGTACTTCAATACCTTAATAGAAATGTTGACTAGACATACATTTAATATCCTTAGAGTATGACGGCAGGAATTACCTTTGTGATGACGAAAAGTTTCAGGAGAAAGGACCCAGCAATGACTAGAGTAACCCTTCTCGGACAGCGTctcggaagaaaagaaaggatgAATGGTTTCTCGTCTCAACACTTTGATGCACCCACCCATCCCCCTCTACATTACCAACACACTAGAGCTGAATAgctcaatccctaaacacactgaaatatttggCCATCTAGTGACAGCTCTTAGCATCCACGGACCACTAGAGTCATCACTGGACGGAAAGGGAAAACGCATAGCCTACGTAAGTTACGGCCAGCGATCGTACGTATGCCCCTGCAAAAGTTGGGGAAGCTAGAAAACATAGCCAGAAGGCATCCTGTCCTTCTGACTTTAGCATGGGTGCTTGCATAAAAATATCAACGAAAACTCGGAACCACTTTTCAATATTATTCTGAGAACTTTGCAAGCTAAAGTCAGAAGGACAGGATGCCTTCTGGCTATGTTTTCGAGGACCATGGTAACAAAAGCTGAAGATTTAGACAAACTTTCAGGAATAATCCTAGAAAGCAGATCTATGTTAGTCAACATTCAATGGCAATAAtagtaaaatgaataaacatttttttcaccaAAGATGGTTGGCAGGAAGGAGATACTGGTGGAATATATTCTTCTGTACTTGCACTTATTGGAGGTCttgacaattttaatttttatgagGGTTTAGAAGTTGCTGAAAAAATCAACAGGTTATCCATAACTGAGCTTTCTGAAACACAAGTGACACTGAATAGGACAACAGAAAATACagatatatttgaatttcaagaaatatgCAATTATTCAATTTACTATTACCACATGGAGGATTTTCAGCATTCCCTTTCATGAATAGCAGGTGCTTGATTACTTAATTTCTTCAGGATTTCATCTGAATTTCCAGCTGTCGACTTAGTATTTACAATAGCTTCAACTGGTTTCACATCTCCAGACAAAACAGGGGCAGACGAAGCACTTCAAGAGTTTGTGCTTTATTGGCATTCTATAAAAACACATAACCAAAATCTGagtgaaataaaacaatattttttctgtttgagaATTTTGGCTTACATTGTTTTTTAACCATCATTTGTGTGAGCTTAGCTGCATTGGCACCATCTAAACGATTGACTTGCTTCCCCGCCAAGTAGAAAAGGAAGGTGGGGACTACAGATATCTTACACTGCATAGAAATCTTGGGAAAATTTTCAGCTGGGATTTTAGCAAACATCACTCCccacaagaaaaatttcagctgttacttttctttaattcaaactttaattcttcttcttttgacaaGATTTTGAGCACTTCATTCATATAGGTTGGCATGCCAGGACCATTTGGCAAAGAAGTGAATCAGCAGAAGTtcaggacttttttttttagaaatacaGTAATAAttctcaaaaaaaatttgactgttACCTGTACTAACTGATTTACCCCAAAGTCGCAAATAAGTGCTCTTGCGAAGTTAGTCCAGAACTCCAGTTTCAGCCATCTAATTCGCTCTCTTGGGATTACGATAGATTCGCAGATTCGATTATCAAAGCGCGCGAGTTTTATGTCTCCGTCTTCGTGTGATCGTGTCTTCGTGAGATGAAGTCAAGCAGAAAACAGTTGAATTGCGCGGTTGCGGCTTACCGGTTATTGTCCTCACATTTTGGAGATTATATAGTACACCTATTAACACAATATGTTCACgtgattaaacaaaaaacaaaacaaaaagtacgaaaaaaaactgatcTCTAAAACGCTACTATTAAAACTTTTCAAATCGTGAATCAAGCATTAACTAGCATGGACCAACAGTAGAAGTATCCGTAGTTTGATGGCTaaacaaacaatgaaatagattatttttaatgtaattgcgaaaattaagttaaaatgtTGAACCCTTTTGATGGATGGGTATGACTTTACCTGATATTTTCGGTAGTTTCAACTACGAGCAGAGACCATTGAGGAAACTGTCAACTAATGTTCAAAACTTTAACTTACCATTGTTATTTTAAGCAACTTTGTTGAATAAAGACCAAATCCATCACATGAATcctatttttggttttgttctatttgtaatattttattgctATGAATGAGATGTGGTATTACACAAATTTGGTAGCTATTGACAAAAGTTTGGTGAAATCAATCTTTTTAGCTACACTCCTATCTTTAAGAATTTTTCGTAGGATGGATGGCATTGGCACATGAATTCTTGTTCCAATTGGTGAGCCTTAATAAGCCAAAATTTGTTATGCAATTTAAAGTTGTGAATGCAGTTAAGTAAGGAATTACCATTGTCTTCTATCAAAACAATATTGTTGCTATCAAACTTTGGAATTAATggtttttgcttttgtttacAACCGATAATAacagcctttttcttttgacccTTGATAGCCACTAAAACTTTGTCTCctaaaaacattaaaaaaaaatatttaaagtacATTGAATCaagtattttaaatatttatttaccaATAGTTCCGACGCCGGTCTTGTTGTAAACGTGAATACACTTCGGAGGTCGACCCTCAAGCATGGCCTCCTTGCCAATCGGGCTATTATCCACAACACGAAGTCTTGTGagcaattgaatttgattcaatGGTTGACATTGATGAAACGACCTACAAAATGGAACTGATAATGGTATAATACGTGCAAAATTTTGCACTTGGAGAGCCATGATTCCCCAAAAATAGAATCCTTGAGCGAATGTTTTGAGTTCTCCAAGTTCTTTCTGCTAGAAAGACGTTGCCCGACGTTGCCTGAATCTGTCACATtcgaaattaattaaattatgtgTATAAAGTtatcataaataaaaaaataaagcaattttttcacatgtattgagtttttttaaattttttttctacatttttcttaaataattaaCTTCAAGTTTTCCTATCTTGCCTCTCAAGTTCTATATCTTGCCTCCAGCCTCAGCGGCAGCGGCTCTTCTTAGAGTCTCAACTTTTGTTTACTGAAATCAAACGTTCGATTCACGCTCACGAGGAAAGATGTATCAATATACCTTGTTACTTGTAGCTATCGtaacttttgttattttcaagttcttcCAATACGGCGGATACAAAAAGTTGTGCTCATCTGGGAAAAGTGTTGTGGTAACTGGCTGCGATTCGGGAATAGGATTATCTCTAGCCATCACCGCGCATAAGTTAGGTTTTCATGTCTTTGCCACTTGTCTGGACAACAACGGATATGGAGCTAACTACATGCGAGAAAATTTTCCGGATATTGTCGTCGTTCCCATGGATGTTACCAACCCTGCAGATATTCAAAATACCCTGAAAGTAGTCAAAGATCATctggaaaaaactaaaacaattCTCTGGGCCTTGATCAATAATGCAGGTGTCTTAGTCTATGGACACTTTGACTGGCAATTAGATTATCAAGCAGAATCACAAGTGCAAGTTAATTTCTTGGGTGTTTTGAGAGTAACAAAGGCATTTCTGCCTCTTATACGACAAGCTAAAGGCAAGCAACATTTGGTGTTGGTGAGGGTTTCCTTTTTAAACCATactaataaattaataatacaattttctttattaaccCTTATATAAAGGACTAAACTTAACATTACTTTTGTCTAGAAagctaataaaaaatcaactaCCCTCTAGCACCAAAAATTCTATAATTATTATACAATTCTATAATTGAATTTACCCTTCAGGTAGGGTCATCAACATAACAAGTGCCAATGGCAACTGGTGTTTGCCCGGACTATCTGTCTATTGCGGCACGAAACACGCCTTAGATGGGTTTTCCAACTCACTTCGAATGGAGATGAGACCTTGGAACGTCAAAGTCGTACTTATTAATCCAGGTACGTGAACCCACCGGCATGTTTCTAGTTGTTgaatacaaataattgatgGATTCTTAGGAAACCTTCCTGGAAGTACTAGGATTTTGGCTGCCCAAAGCAAACACGCAAAGGCCATGCAAGAGAATTTTAGCGAAGAAGATAATCAAGACTACGGGGAATATTTCgatctttttcaaaaacactTGCAAACTAACTTTTGTGCTACAAATCTTAATCAGGTAACTTCCTAGGGATGAAAACATAAGCAGGAGTTAtacattacctttttttggtAACTTTTGATATAGGATCAGCCGCTGAACGACCCGAAACTGAACAAAATGCTCGAATCTTCACTTTTGATGGAAAGCCCCCGTCCATTCTACTCGAacataaattttggttttcgaATGTTTATGCTCGTAACCAAACTCGTACCGACATATTATGGTGACCGGATGATTTTGCAGATGTGGGGTGACCATGTCGGGTACAACCTGGATAGAGACTTGtctatataaatttaaattgattagaTTTCTAGATTAGCTTAGTCacgataaaaatataaaatctatttttgtcAAATGAGGTTTATTATAGTCGTGTGAAATACGAGCCAAACAGTGATTAGAAagggaaaaaccaaaactctTTCACGATAGCCATTGGCGTAACAAAATCGAAGAGAACCTAAGTAGGgaagaaatttgttcaaaaactCGAACGCACTTCAAGTCACTCTTGCTAGGCTGAAACCAATCAACTTAAAACTAATAGTTTAATGAATGAGCTATTACTTGTGACCAATCATGAAGAAATGAGTGAACGAATCAtcctgaaatgaaaagaagaatttagtAATTAgcttcaaaacaaaatcaactaATCTACTGTACCCATagaggtagaaaaaaaaggataggaGATAGAAGGCCAACTTGATCCATCCTTCCCGTTGACATTTATTTAAGACATCTTGATTCATGATGTTTGTAGGATCATAGAGTCCAGCTCCACTCATCACAGGTCTGTTCAAGTAtctgaaaaaataacataCAAGCACATTTTGCTTGATCATTCATTATACACtatgtaaaataatttacctGTGGATGTGATAAGCAATTAGTGGAATATTGAACATGAGTGTAAACCATTCTCCCGCAAAGAGAAACATCAAGTTGAATAATATGTGAATAGCATATTCAGGTAGAACTAGCTGAATTGCAGCAGAAAAATAAGATCGAAAACATAATTAGGTGATTGTTTCCAAGGTATACTGACGATCAGACTCAAAATTATTCTCACCGGATTCAAGCTGCTGCACTGatcaattggatttttataaTCTGTCTTGAGCTCGTCAAAAGCAATTATCtgtaaagaaggaaaagttaaaTACAATAACCAGTTATTAACAAATGGTAATGGAGAAAGGAAAAGGCGAAAAACCGGCGAATAGAGTGGTCTCTGATGCGATATGGCTATAAAACGGAAGTAGATTTCTCACGTGGAAtatagagaagaagatgaggaaagCGTCTAGGACGAGAGCACAGATGTAAGAAAAAGCCGCAAAAGTGAACGCCATGATGAGTTATACTACAAGATTTCTTTGGATTTATTAGAAATCTTCAACATCAATGCACAATCCTGGTGGTTTTTAAGGGAGGAGCAGACGTTTCGGTTTCTGACAACAATCAGTTGACGATGCGA
Proteins encoded in this window:
- the LOC124209745 gene encoding D-beta-hydroxybutyrate dehydrogenase, mitochondrial-like, translated to MYQYTLLLVAIVTFVIFKFFQYGGYKKLCSSGKSVVVTGCDSGIGLSLAITAHKLGFHVFATCLDNNGYGANYMRENFPDIVVVPMDVTNPADIQNTLKVVKDHLEKTKTILWALINNAGVLVYGHFDWQLDYQAESQVQVNFLGVLRVTKAFLPLIRQAKGRVINITSANGNWCLPGLSVYCGTKHALDGFSNSLRMEMRPWNVKVVLINPGNLPGSTRILAAQSKHAKAMQENFSEEDNQDYGEYFDLFQKHLQTNFCATNLNQDQPLNDPKLNKMLESSLLMESPRPFYSNINFGFRMFMLVTKLVPTYYGDRMILQMWGDHVGYNLDRDLSI
- the LOC124209749 gene encoding uncharacterized protein LOC124209749; this encodes MGGCIKVLRRETIHPFFSSETLSEKGYSSHCWVLSPETFRHHKAWWRFSLQDVAVSTGCLFDELCCIGGNLKCHLPSERCPEMEIVQTCSWTSYFYVLVACLAVGNLCISCILSMCRLLLPVLTLSHSVQSFAADPET
- the LOC124209746 gene encoding 39S ribosomal protein L14, mitochondrial-like, with protein sequence MALQVQNFARIIPLSVPFCRSFHQCQPLNQIQLLTRLRVVDNSPIGKEAMLEGRPPKCIHVYNKTGVGTIGDKVLVAIKGQKKKAVIIGCKQKQKPLIPKFDSNNIVLIEDNGSPIGTRIHVPMPSILRKILKDRSVAKKIDFTKLLSIATKFV
- the LOC124209748 gene encoding protein cornichon-like — its product is MAFTFAAFSYICALVLDAFLIFFSIFHIIAFDELKTDYKNPIDQCSSLNPLVLPEYAIHILFNLMFLFAGEWFTLMFNIPLIAYHIHRYLNRPVMSGAGLYDPTNIMNQDVLNKCQREGWIKLAFYLLSFFFYLYGMIRSLISS